GATGCAGCGCGCTGCGCTCCAGCACGCGGTATTTCGCCTCGGCATTGGGGCGCTGACCGTGACGCACAGTGCTGCGCACTTGATTGCGTTCGTGGGCGGTCACGAGGTGATCCAACCACACGCCCTCTGGCTTCAGCGCGCCACCGCCGCTGCACAGGGCCAGGTATTTTTTGCGCACCTGCTCGGCTTCAAAGAGAGCACGACATGCAGCGGCCGTTTTTTCATCCTTGGCCCCCAGCAGCACGCCCGAGGTGTCCTGGTCCAGACGGTGCAGCAGCCATACCACTCCGGCGGCGGTTTTGAAGCAGCGCCGGTCGGCATCGTAGCTGCCCTCAAAGGCCGAAGTCTGCGGCTTGCCGCTTTTCGGATTGGGATGGGAGAGCACTCCATGCGGCTTGTTCACCACGATGAGAAAGCGATCCTCATGCAGCACATCGCAGCGGGTCATGGCGGAGGCAGGCGTTGTCATTTCGGCTGATACTTCTCCACCAGGTATTCCTCCAGCGCATCATACCAGCTGCGAATCTCTGCTCCAAGCAGGCCGCCCAGCTTCTGATTGCTCATCAGCGTCATGAGCGGCCGTGGGGCTTTGAGCTGGGTCAGGCTGGCCAGCGGGATGGGCTGCACACGCGTGGTCTTCACCGGCAACCCCAGGCGGTGCGCGATCTCCAGCGCGGCCTCGGCCCAGGAATGCCAGGAGGCGATGCCGCTGTTGCACAGGTGCAGCGGCCCGGAG
The sequence above is drawn from the Prosthecobacter vanneervenii genome and encodes:
- a CDS encoding RluA family pseudouridine synthase yields the protein MTTPASAMTRCDVLHEDRFLIVVNKPHGVLSHPNPKSGKPQTSAFEGSYDADRRCFKTAAGVVWLLHRLDQDTSGVLLGAKDEKTAAACRALFEAEQVRKKYLALCSGGGALKPEGVWLDHLVTAHERNQVRSTVRHGQRPNAEAKYRVLERSALHRILLIEVELITGKTHQIRVQAASRQIPLVGDDVYGSFELNRKLRKSILAKRLFLHAHQLSLKHPASGQPLTITAPLPPDLSAVLEAAGMKAV